From Pseudoalteromonas viridis, the proteins below share one genomic window:
- a CDS encoding ABC transporter permease translates to MLNYGVALKSIWIKECIRFLRIWVQTLVPPAITMTLYFVIFGSLIGSRIGEMGGFSYMEFIVPGLIMMSVITNSYSNVASSFYSTKFQKSIEELLVAPVPNYIIVLGYMGGGMARGMLVGLIVTLVSLLFVDIQIHNLAVIVLTVLLTSAVFALGGLINAVFANSFDDISIIPTFVLTPLTYLGGVFYSITLLPEFWQGVSQVNPIIYMVNAFRYGFLGVSDVNITLAFGVLIGFITVLFAVALNLIKRGVGLRH, encoded by the coding sequence ATCTTAAACTACGGCGTAGCACTGAAAAGTATCTGGATCAAAGAGTGTATCCGCTTCTTGCGTATTTGGGTGCAAACCCTGGTGCCACCGGCCATCACCATGACCTTATACTTTGTGATATTTGGTTCTCTGATCGGCTCACGCATTGGTGAAATGGGTGGCTTCAGCTATATGGAGTTTATCGTGCCGGGTCTTATTATGATGTCGGTGATCACCAACTCTTATTCCAATGTGGCATCAAGCTTTTATTCCACTAAGTTTCAGAAAAGCATCGAAGAGTTGTTAGTCGCTCCTGTGCCTAACTACATTATTGTGTTGGGTTATATGGGCGGCGGTATGGCCCGTGGTATGCTGGTGGGGTTGATCGTTACTTTGGTTAGTTTGCTATTTGTGGATATTCAAATTCACAATCTGGCGGTGATAGTACTAACGGTATTACTGACCTCGGCAGTCTTTGCGCTGGGTGGTTTGATCAATGCTGTGTTTGCCAACAGCTTTGATGACATCAGTATCATTCCAACCTTTGTGCTGACACCACTGACTTATCTGGGCGGGGTGTTTTACTCTATCACTTTGCTGCCGGAGTTCTGGCAGGGCGTGTCTCAGGTCAACCCAATTATCTACATGGTAAATGCCTTCCGCTATGGCTTCCTGGGTGTGTCTGATGTCAATATTACGCTGGCCTTTGGCGTGTTGATTGGCTTTATCACTGTGTTATTTGCAGTGGCGCTGAACCTGATCAAGCGCGGCGTTGGTTTACGTCACTGA
- a CDS encoding ABC transporter ATP-binding protein, protein MTKALNISGLRKVYSNGVEAVKGIDLRVEQGDFFALLGPNGAGKSTTIGVISSLVNKTAGQVEVFGHSIDTDLEAAKSHLGLVPQEFNFNQFETLNQILVNQAGYYGVPRALAHERAEKYLKQLGLLDKKDKQARTLSGGMKRRLMIARALMHEPKLLILDEPTAGVDIELRRSMWDFLREINAQGITIILTTHYLEEAELLCRNIAIIDQGKIVEHTTIKALLAKLDKETFVLDLKAPINPVKLEGYEYTLTDDHTLEVEVAKSQGLNGVFTQLNEQGNTVLSMRNKANRLEELFVGLLEQGRSE, encoded by the coding sequence ATGACAAAGGCATTAAATATATCTGGCCTGCGTAAGGTCTACAGTAACGGCGTTGAAGCCGTTAAAGGGATTGATTTACGGGTTGAGCAGGGCGACTTTTTCGCGTTGCTGGGCCCAAATGGCGCGGGTAAGTCGACTACCATAGGGGTTATTTCTTCTTTGGTAAACAAAACGGCGGGTCAGGTTGAAGTATTTGGCCACAGCATAGATACCGATCTGGAAGCGGCCAAGTCTCACCTTGGCCTGGTGCCGCAGGAGTTCAACTTTAATCAGTTTGAAACCCTCAATCAGATTTTGGTGAATCAGGCCGGTTACTATGGCGTACCGCGTGCACTGGCCCACGAGCGCGCCGAAAAATACCTGAAGCAACTGGGCTTGCTGGATAAAAAAGACAAGCAAGCCCGCACCTTATCGGGCGGTATGAAACGTCGCCTGATGATTGCCCGTGCTTTAATGCATGAGCCAAAGCTGCTGATTTTGGATGAACCCACAGCCGGGGTAGATATCGAGCTGCGCCGCTCTATGTGGGACTTCCTGCGCGAGATCAACGCGCAGGGGATCACCATTATCCTGACCACCCATTATCTGGAAGAAGCGGAATTGCTGTGTCGTAATATTGCCATTATCGATCAGGGCAAAATCGTCGAACACACGACCATTAAAGCCTTGCTGGCCAAGCTAGACAAAGAAACCTTTGTGCTAGACCTTAAAGCACCAATTAACCCGGTAAAACTAGAGGGCTATGAGTATACCCTGACTGATGACCACACGCTGGAAGTCGAGGTGGCTAAGTCTCAGGGTCTGAATGGGGTGTTTACCCAGCTCAATGAGCAGGGCAATACGGTGCTGAGTATGCGAAATAAGGCAAACCGCCTGGAAGAATTGTTTGTCGGATTACTGGAACAGGGGCGCAGCGAATGA
- a CDS encoding flavin prenyltransferase UbiX codes for MSQFKPAITLAFSGASGAPYGLRLLEVLVALDYQVYVLISSAARVVLDTESNIKLSGNEDKATAQLSELYQARAGQIQVFGKDNWFSPVASGSAAPKKMVVCPCSAGSVSAIAMGASDNLLERAADVVIKERGELILVPRETPFSAIHLENMLKLSRLGVTIMPAAPGFYHQPQSIEDLVDFMVARILDHLGIEHQLAKRWGYGD; via the coding sequence ATGTCACAATTTAAGCCAGCCATTACGCTGGCATTTAGCGGCGCATCGGGCGCGCCATATGGTTTGCGTTTACTCGAAGTGCTGGTGGCGCTGGATTATCAGGTTTATGTGCTGATCTCCAGTGCGGCGCGAGTGGTGCTGGACACCGAATCTAACATCAAACTGTCTGGTAACGAAGACAAGGCCACAGCACAGCTCAGTGAGCTCTATCAGGCCAGGGCTGGACAAATTCAGGTGTTTGGTAAAGACAACTGGTTCAGTCCTGTGGCGTCGGGCTCTGCGGCGCCGAAGAAAATGGTGGTCTGTCCGTGCAGCGCAGGCAGCGTGTCGGCGATTGCCATGGGGGCATCCGACAACCTGTTAGAGCGCGCTGCAGATGTGGTGATCAAAGAGCGCGGCGAGCTTATTCTGGTGCCCAGAGAAACGCCATTCAGTGCCATTCATCTGGAAAATATGCTTAAACTGAGCCGCCTTGGGGTCACTATTATGCCCGCGGCACCCGGGTTTTATCACCAGCCGCAAAGCATCGAGGATCTCGTCGATTTTATGGTTGCGCGCATTTTAGACCACTTAGGTATAGAGCATCAGCTGGCGAAACGCTGGGGCTATGGCGACTGA
- the mpl gene encoding UDP-N-acetylmuramate:L-alanyl-gamma-D-glutamyl-meso-diaminopimelate ligase, translated as MHIHILGICGTFMGGIAAIAKSLGHKVTGSDQNVYPPMSTQLESLGIELTQGYDPAQLDPAPDMVVIGNAMSRGNACVEYVLERGLPYTSGPEWLKHHVLQNSWVLAVAGTHGKTTTASMLAWLLEYAGLRPGFLIGGIVQNFGVSARTSDTPFFVIEADEYDTAFFDKRSKFVHYLPRTLIMNNLEFDHADIFADLAAIQTQFHHLLRTLPAQGKAIYPAADKPLCEVIDRGFWSQQETLGGDWDYRLCKADGSEFEVLLNDESQGTVSWQAIGEHNVKNALMAIAAARHVGIPVSVSIEALGEFISPKRRMELLGEVNGVCVYDDFAHHPTAIETTLAGLRAKVGDARITAILEPRSNTMKMGVHQQTLMDSLAAADEVMLFEPPNLSWSLQDAAKRAGYDCYHNTDDIVATVVAKAEPGEHVLIMSNGGFNGIHTAVLSALREKRS; from the coding sequence ATGCATATTCACATTCTTGGGATCTGCGGCACCTTTATGGGTGGCATTGCGGCCATTGCGAAGTCGCTGGGCCACAAGGTAACGGGATCCGACCAAAACGTTTATCCACCTATGAGCACTCAGCTGGAGTCGCTTGGTATTGAATTAACCCAGGGCTATGATCCGGCTCAGCTGGACCCGGCACCCGATATGGTGGTGATTGGCAATGCCATGAGCCGGGGGAACGCCTGTGTAGAATATGTGCTTGAGCGCGGCTTGCCTTATACCTCAGGTCCCGAGTGGCTAAAACATCACGTGCTGCAAAACAGCTGGGTACTGGCGGTAGCGGGTACCCATGGTAAAACCACCACCGCCAGTATGCTGGCCTGGTTGCTGGAATATGCAGGGCTGCGGCCGGGCTTTCTGATCGGCGGCATAGTGCAAAACTTTGGCGTGTCGGCACGCACCAGTGATACCCCGTTTTTTGTTATTGAGGCCGATGAGTACGACACGGCGTTTTTTGATAAGCGCAGTAAGTTTGTTCATTATCTGCCGCGCACCTTGATCATGAATAACCTGGAATTCGACCACGCCGATATTTTTGCCGATCTGGCCGCAATTCAGACCCAGTTTCACCATTTACTTCGTACCTTACCTGCGCAGGGTAAAGCGATTTACCCGGCAGCGGATAAACCTCTGTGCGAAGTGATAGACAGAGGCTTCTGGAGCCAGCAAGAAACCCTCGGTGGCGACTGGGATTACCGCCTGTGTAAAGCCGATGGCAGCGAGTTTGAGGTGTTACTGAACGACGAAAGTCAGGGCACCGTGAGCTGGCAGGCCATTGGCGAGCATAACGTCAAAAATGCCCTGATGGCCATTGCGGCTGCGCGTCATGTGGGTATTCCTGTGTCCGTCAGCATTGAGGCGCTCGGTGAATTTATCTCGCCCAAGCGACGTATGGAATTGCTGGGAGAGGTAAACGGCGTGTGTGTGTATGATGATTTTGCCCATCATCCCACGGCCATTGAGACCACTTTGGCGGGACTACGCGCCAAAGTGGGCGATGCTCGCATTACCGCGATTTTGGAGCCGCGCTCTAACACCATGAAAATGGGGGTCCATCAGCAAACTCTGATGGATTCACTGGCGGCAGCCGATGAGGTGATGCTGTTTGAGCCGCCCAATCTGAGCTGGTCACTGCAAGACGCGGCTAAGCGGGCGGGCTATGACTGCTATCACAACACAGATGACATCGTCGCGACGGTGGTGGCCAAGGCAGAACCGGGTGAGCATGTCCTGATCATGAGTAACGGTGGGTTTAATGGGATCCATACCGCAGTGTTAAGTGCACTGCGCGAAAAGAGGTCATAA
- the pyrE gene encoding orotate phosphoribosyltransferase: MKQYQKDFIEFALQKQVLKFGEFTLKSGRTSPYFFNAGLFNTGRDLARLGRFYAAALEDAGIAYDVLFGPAYKGIPIATTTAVALADHYDKDVPYCFNRKEKKQHGEGGNLVGSELAGRIMLVDDVITAGTAIRESMEIIAANEADLAGVLIALDRQEKGKGELSAIQEVERDFNTAVVSIVKLADLITYLEQQGDMAEHLEAVKAYRDQYGVA; encoded by the coding sequence ATGAAACAGTATCAAAAAGACTTTATTGAATTTGCCCTGCAAAAGCAGGTGCTGAAGTTTGGTGAATTTACGCTTAAATCTGGCCGTACCAGCCCTTATTTCTTCAATGCGGGCCTGTTCAATACCGGTCGCGACCTGGCGCGTTTAGGACGTTTTTATGCCGCTGCACTGGAAGATGCTGGCATTGCCTACGATGTGCTATTTGGCCCGGCGTACAAAGGTATTCCGATTGCAACGACGACTGCAGTGGCTCTGGCGGATCATTACGATAAAGACGTGCCTTACTGCTTTAACCGTAAAGAGAAAAAGCAGCACGGTGAAGGTGGCAACCTGGTAGGCTCTGAGCTGGCTGGTCGTATCATGCTGGTGGATGATGTGATCACGGCGGGCACGGCTATCCGTGAATCGATGGAAATCATCGCTGCCAATGAAGCCGATCTGGCCGGTGTGTTGATCGCCCTTGACCGTCAGGAAAAAGGCAAAGGTGAGTTGTCTGCCATTCAGGAAGTTGAGCGCGACTTTAACACCGCTGTGGTATCTATCGTGAAACTGGCTGACTTAATCACTTACCTTGAGCAGCAAGGCGATATGGCCGAGCACCTGGAAGCGGTTAAAGCGTATCGTGACCAGTACGGTGTAGCTTAA
- the rph gene encoding ribonuclease PH, whose amino-acid sequence MRPSERTANQIRPVTFTRNYTMHAEGSVLVEFGNTKVLCTATVEAGVPRFMKGQGKGWITAEYGMLPRSTHTRNGREAAKGKQGGRTMEIQRLIARALRAAVDLSALGENTITIDCDVLQADGGTRTASISGACVALVDALTHMRAKGMINANPLKFMIAAISVGVYNGEAITDLEYLEDSEAETDMNVIMTETGKLIEVQGTAEGEPFSFEELDELLALAKHSIREIIDLQKQALA is encoded by the coding sequence ATGCGTCCAAGCGAAAGAACTGCAAATCAAATCAGACCGGTAACTTTTACACGTAACTATACTATGCATGCCGAGGGCTCGGTGCTGGTAGAGTTCGGCAACACTAAGGTGTTGTGTACTGCCACGGTTGAAGCGGGTGTACCGCGTTTTATGAAAGGCCAGGGCAAAGGCTGGATCACTGCAGAATACGGGATGCTTCCGCGTTCTACTCATACGCGTAATGGCCGTGAAGCGGCAAAAGGCAAGCAGGGCGGCCGTACCATGGAGATCCAACGTCTGATCGCCCGTGCATTGCGTGCAGCGGTTGATTTGAGCGCGCTGGGTGAAAACACCATTACTATCGACTGTGATGTACTACAAGCTGACGGTGGTACACGTACTGCGTCTATCAGCGGCGCTTGTGTTGCTTTGGTTGATGCGCTGACACACATGCGTGCCAAGGGCATGATCAACGCGAATCCGCTGAAGTTTATGATTGCGGCTATTTCTGTCGGCGTTTACAACGGTGAAGCCATTACCGATCTGGAATATCTGGAAGACTCAGAAGCCGAAACCGACATGAACGTGATCATGACCGAAACCGGCAAACTGATTGAAGTACAAGGCACAGCCGAGGGCGAACCTTTCTCATTTGAAGAGCTGGATGAGCTGCTGGCACTGGCTAAGCATTCAATCCGTGAGATCATTGATCTGCAAAAACAGGCGCTGGCATAA
- a CDS encoding YicC/YloC family endoribonuclease, whose amino-acid sequence MIHSMTAYARKEIKGDWGTGVWEIRSVNQRYLETFIRAPEQFRGLEPVIRERLRKHLQRGKVEVFLKFTANPAHVGQLSINETLSKQLIENAKWVQSHSGGEINPTDILRWPGVMEAEEVDLDTVNSELLKGFDALVEDFKAARASEGNNLETMITTRLDSILEQVAVVEGHMPEVAKWQREKLTAKLEDLKAEIDENRLEQELIYLAQKQDVAEELDRLKSHVKETHKILKKGGACGRRLDFMMQEFNRESNTLASKSINTEITNAAVELKVLIEQMREQIQNIE is encoded by the coding sequence ATGATCCATAGTATGACCGCTTATGCCCGTAAAGAGATCAAGGGCGACTGGGGCACCGGTGTGTGGGAGATCCGCTCCGTCAACCAACGCTATCTTGAAACCTTTATCCGCGCACCGGAGCAATTCCGTGGCCTGGAGCCGGTTATTCGCGAGCGCCTGCGCAAACACTTACAGCGCGGTAAAGTGGAAGTATTTTTAAAGTTCACCGCCAACCCGGCGCACGTAGGTCAGCTGTCGATCAACGAAACCCTGAGCAAGCAGCTGATTGAAAACGCCAAGTGGGTGCAGTCGCACAGCGGTGGCGAGATCAATCCAACAGACATCCTGCGCTGGCCGGGTGTGATGGAAGCCGAAGAAGTGGATCTCGACACAGTGAACAGCGAGTTGTTAAAAGGCTTTGATGCGCTGGTTGAAGACTTTAAAGCCGCGCGCGCCAGTGAAGGTAACAACCTGGAAACCATGATCACCACCCGCCTGGACAGTATTCTGGAGCAGGTTGCCGTTGTTGAAGGCCATATGCCGGAAGTCGCTAAATGGCAGCGTGAGAAACTCACCGCTAAGCTGGAAGACCTGAAAGCCGAAATCGACGAGAACCGCCTGGAGCAGGAACTTATCTACCTGGCGCAAAAGCAGGACGTGGCAGAAGAACTCGACCGCCTCAAGTCACACGTTAAAGAAACCCATAAGATCCTGAAAAAAGGCGGTGCCTGTGGCCGACGCCTGGACTTTATGATGCAAGAGTTCAACCGCGAGTCTAACACTCTGGCGTCTAAGTCCATCAATACCGAGATCACCAACGCCGCAGTTGAATTAAAAGTACTGATTGAGCAAATGCGTGAGCAGATCCAGAATATTGAGTGA
- a CDS encoding HEAT repeat domain-containing protein, with protein MQKLFSYLKKLTLNRNTQSEQVATIEELIKLSQDYDGHRRENAVLRLGMMGDPVAIPCLIIRVNDWVPQVRDAAVKALSKLMVDENVEAFIQCLPQVYHLQDCHRVNHQDVIRQVETLLLTETNRGHLLAAVQSANSYVARLCLNLVIEHQIVDAQTLLPMAFASKDVLVRAHAFRWSGVHYPQVLEKYYLSLLNDKFMPIRKASLKHLLMATYSAQVAEKGLVDRHSSVRELAVKHCLANGNDVVAFYREHLTKDSSAKAAIWGLGYLKCVDALDKIKFFYQHGTPSLRKQALNSLLKLDSHNSKAYLLNGLRDPSPSVCKEAARLIVKTRVYLNAKALMDIICGSDHPHTARACVALSHQINKWERVVFLLMLMSNEQVVSMFNEGQIESELANWGDGYNRSFIQPTQTQIYEISVLMAEVPATRFSEHFRSFAHALKTLGIH; from the coding sequence TTGCAGAAATTATTCAGTTACTTGAAAAAATTAACCTTAAATAGAAATACTCAATCTGAGCAGGTAGCGACCATCGAAGAGCTCATTAAATTGAGTCAGGATTATGACGGTCACAGACGAGAAAACGCCGTTTTAAGGTTAGGTATGATGGGCGATCCGGTGGCTATTCCCTGTCTAATTATCCGGGTGAATGATTGGGTGCCTCAAGTTAGAGATGCGGCAGTAAAAGCGTTGAGTAAGTTGATGGTAGACGAAAATGTTGAGGCCTTTATTCAGTGTCTTCCTCAAGTATATCATCTACAGGACTGCCATAGAGTCAATCATCAAGATGTTATTCGGCAAGTAGAGACTTTGCTGTTAACAGAAACAAACCGAGGCCATTTATTGGCAGCTGTGCAAAGCGCAAACAGTTATGTAGCGAGGCTCTGCTTGAATTTAGTCATTGAACATCAAATTGTTGATGCCCAAACGCTGTTACCTATGGCCTTTGCGAGTAAAGATGTCTTAGTCAGAGCCCATGCTTTTCGCTGGTCTGGCGTTCACTATCCGCAAGTGCTGGAGAAGTACTACCTAAGCTTATTAAATGATAAGTTTATGCCAATCCGAAAAGCCTCATTAAAGCACCTACTAATGGCCACTTACAGTGCTCAGGTTGCTGAAAAAGGGCTTGTTGATCGCCATTCGTCGGTACGTGAGCTGGCTGTAAAGCACTGCCTGGCAAATGGTAATGATGTTGTGGCATTTTACAGGGAGCACCTTACTAAAGATTCAAGTGCTAAGGCGGCTATCTGGGGGCTTGGCTATCTTAAGTGTGTTGATGCACTAGACAAGATCAAATTCTTTTATCAGCATGGCACACCCTCTCTCAGAAAACAGGCGCTAAACAGTTTATTGAAGTTAGACTCCCACAATAGTAAGGCTTATCTGTTGAACGGGCTAAGAGATCCCTCTCCTTCAGTATGTAAGGAGGCAGCAAGACTGATTGTAAAAACACGGGTCTACCTGAATGCGAAAGCGTTGATGGATATCATTTGTGGCTCGGATCATCCGCATACCGCACGAGCATGTGTCGCGCTGTCTCATCAAATCAATAAGTGGGAAAGAGTGGTATTTTTACTGATGCTAATGTCAAACGAACAGGTCGTCTCTATGTTTAATGAAGGCCAGATTGAATCAGAGCTGGCGAATTGGGGGGATGGCTATAACCGTTCATTTATCCAGCCTACGCAAACGCAAATTTATGAGATCAGCGTGTTGATGGCTGAAGTGCCCGCAACCAGGTTTAGTGAACACTTCCGCAGCTTTGCGCACGCCCTTAAAACGTTGGGCATTCATTAA
- a CDS encoding helix-turn-helix domain-containing protein, with translation MAKKVTISEMPEAEFIENANILGQLIKAKRTAMNMKLVDCAALCNVGVNTLSRIENGNYNCTLAAVFAVLHGLGIKLTSPSLSPLSTAQDDSLPVSNDEWI, from the coding sequence ATGGCAAAGAAGGTGACTATCTCAGAAATGCCTGAGGCAGAATTTATTGAGAACGCGAATATATTAGGGCAACTGATTAAAGCAAAGCGTACGGCAATGAACATGAAACTCGTTGACTGTGCTGCGCTTTGCAATGTGGGGGTCAACACCTTGTCGCGCATTGAGAATGGCAATTACAATTGCACCCTTGCTGCTGTGTTTGCAGTTCTACACGGACTAGGTATCAAACTCACGTCACCGTCGCTTTCCCCTCTATCTACAGCGCAAGATGATAGTCTCCCGGTCAGTAATGATGAATGGATATGA
- a CDS encoding YecA family protein encodes MKTGRNDPCLCGSGKKYKRCCMNNTAKLHGEVSDDVGALIAMNPDLTIDELNVALQHKTNERNHQPLADFCGLSPTEMQNWLYAPFDELQRVRVSTPEDVSASPVMRYLTLLLDEAMQNDGAFKATSKGNLPIKLVKQASDLRDEFTVGQAPYVKNISICEFAGSNEDKFNALHYTRILAEIAGIIYRRSGKYHVKKASQKDYQKHGIQAFFKPMLEAAVSRYNWAYLDAFDTDFDLRTFWLFMLWRLQSHANVGQLIDELNTAFPDLLLSLPVDRYLSPPEYLRIVTESRFIERFLQFWGFAVLEPKRSFSEKSEPRKVTLLPLLADTFQFSIA; translated from the coding sequence ATGAAAACTGGTCGTAACGACCCTTGCCTCTGCGGCAGTGGAAAAAAGTACAAACGGTGTTGTATGAATAACACTGCCAAGCTGCATGGCGAAGTGTCTGACGATGTTGGCGCCCTAATAGCCATGAATCCCGATTTGACGATTGATGAACTCAATGTCGCGTTGCAGCACAAAACCAATGAGCGGAATCATCAGCCTCTTGCGGATTTTTGTGGTTTATCACCCACAGAAATGCAGAACTGGCTCTATGCGCCGTTCGATGAATTACAAAGGGTGAGGGTCAGTACGCCAGAAGACGTGTCTGCCAGTCCTGTAATGCGCTATTTAACTTTGCTCCTCGATGAAGCGATGCAAAATGATGGCGCGTTTAAAGCGACCAGTAAAGGCAACTTACCGATAAAGCTGGTCAAGCAGGCCAGTGACTTAAGAGATGAATTTACTGTAGGACAAGCACCCTATGTAAAAAATATCAGCATCTGCGAGTTTGCAGGTAGCAATGAGGATAAATTCAATGCGCTGCACTACACCCGCATTCTGGCTGAAATTGCAGGTATCATTTATCGTCGCAGCGGCAAATACCATGTGAAAAAGGCGTCGCAGAAGGACTATCAAAAACACGGTATTCAGGCATTTTTTAAACCTATGCTGGAAGCTGCTGTTAGTCGCTACAATTGGGCTTATCTCGATGCTTTTGATACAGACTTTGATTTACGCACCTTCTGGCTGTTTATGTTATGGCGTCTGCAAAGCCATGCTAATGTCGGGCAGCTGATTGACGAGTTGAATACAGCGTTCCCCGACTTGCTCCTGTCACTGCCTGTTGATCGCTACTTATCACCACCAGAGTATTTGCGCATCGTGACTGAATCGCGCTTTATCGAGCGGTTTTTACAGTTCTGGGGCTTCGCTGTTTTAGAACCAAAACGGAGTTTCTCTGAAAAGAGTGAGCCCAGAAAAGTCACTCTATTGCCGCTGTTGGCAGATACTTTCCAGTTTTCAATAGCGTAA
- a CDS encoding Uma2 family endonuclease, translating to MPIAKQNDILSPASYLQGELTSTTKHELIDGRVYAMADASANHERIAGNIYSELRSHLKGAPCEPFGSDMKVRVRDNFYYPDVLVDCHFDESEPYYTQSPVIIVEVLSRSMRKMDEKTKLIEYLNIPSLQECVVIEQDVADVTVYRKSDDWRSTHYFLGEEIHFDSIDFTITVEDIYLRVQNEDVQAYLAEQKAVEPE from the coding sequence ATGCCCATTGCAAAACAAAACGATATATTGTCTCCTGCATCCTATTTACAAGGTGAACTTACCAGCACGACTAAGCATGAGCTTATCGACGGTCGGGTTTATGCTATGGCTGACGCAAGTGCAAACCATGAACGCATTGCGGGTAATATCTACAGTGAGCTCAGAAGTCATCTAAAAGGCGCTCCTTGTGAGCCATTTGGTTCAGACATGAAAGTGCGAGTGCGCGATAACTTTTATTATCCGGATGTGTTAGTTGACTGCCATTTTGATGAGTCAGAACCTTACTATACCCAAAGTCCGGTGATCATTGTTGAGGTGCTCTCTCGCTCGATGCGTAAAATGGATGAAAAAACTAAGCTAATCGAATACCTCAATATACCCTCATTGCAGGAATGCGTGGTGATTGAGCAGGATGTGGCCGATGTGACCGTTTACCGCAAAAGCGATGACTGGCGCTCCACACACTACTTTTTAGGCGAAGAGATCCACTTTGACTCCATTGACTTCACCATTACGGTTGAGGACATCTATTTGCGCGTACAAAACGAAGATGTGCAGGCCTATCTGGCAGAGCAAAAGGCCGTTGAGCCAGAGTAA
- a CDS encoding MerR family transcriptional regulator, with protein sequence MYRISELAAQLGLSRSTLLYYEKRGLLCGRRASNGYRLYGEQDLQKVRLLQQLQAGGLTLSECKQALEAKLDRTVLSRRLAELEAEIAHKQQAHSLLSALLGRGSLRDWHTQADKLAPDAHRNWLEQQGFDEQQSLYLKWLSKDMNEHDTYMADFMAVFHQLERWGPGNDADTRKALAHIPFAPQNVLDIGCGKGFASELLARETQAQITAVDNEAEAIQSLAQRLQHKGLDKRVTPLCASMTALPFAPDSFDLLWAESSAYIMGFAAALHAWRPLLSSAGCLMISDLVWLNDTPSEQAHLFWQQEYPDMQAIAVRLAQIEQAGFEVLAHFTLSQQAWADYYEPLKAEVTRCLSHQPNSLALQDMAREIAIYEQYLGEFGYQMFVLQRTD encoded by the coding sequence ATGTATCGAATTTCTGAGCTGGCAGCGCAGCTGGGTTTGTCGCGCTCTACTTTATTGTATTACGAAAAGCGCGGACTGCTCTGTGGCCGTCGCGCCAGTAATGGTTATCGGCTATATGGCGAGCAGGACCTGCAAAAGGTGCGACTGCTACAACAGTTGCAGGCTGGCGGGCTGACGCTGAGTGAGTGCAAACAAGCGCTGGAGGCCAAACTAGACCGCACGGTACTGAGCCGCAGGCTCGCCGAGCTGGAAGCCGAGATAGCACACAAGCAACAGGCGCATAGCTTGTTGTCGGCGCTGCTTGGCCGTGGATCGCTGCGCGACTGGCATACACAGGCCGACAAACTGGCACCCGATGCACATCGAAACTGGCTTGAACAACAAGGCTTTGATGAACAGCAAAGCCTTTACTTAAAATGGTTATCAAAAGACATGAATGAACACGATACTTATATGGCCGACTTTATGGCGGTCTTTCATCAGTTGGAACGCTGGGGACCGGGCAATGATGCCGATACGCGCAAGGCGTTAGCGCATATTCCCTTTGCCCCACAAAATGTGCTGGATATCGGCTGCGGTAAAGGCTTTGCCAGCGAGTTGCTCGCTCGTGAAACGCAGGCGCAGATCACAGCGGTAGATAACGAAGCTGAGGCAATCCAGAGTCTGGCACAGCGGCTACAACATAAAGGACTGGATAAACGCGTCACGCCGCTGTGCGCCAGTATGACCGCACTGCCCTTTGCACCTGACAGCTTTGATCTGCTCTGGGCCGAAAGTTCGGCTTATATCATGGGCTTTGCAGCAGCGCTTCATGCCTGGCGCCCGCTTCTGAGTTCAGCCGGTTGCTTAATGATCAGCGATCTGGTGTGGCTAAACGATACGCCCTCAGAACAAGCGCACTTATTCTGGCAACAGGAGTACCCGGATATGCAAGCCATTGCGGTGCGGCTGGCACAGATTGAACAGGCTGGCTTCGAGGTTCTGGCGCACTTTACACTGAGTCAGCAGGCCTGGGCGGACTATTATGAACCGCTCAAAGCCGAAGTCACACGCTGCCTCAGCCACCAGCCCAACTCTTTGGCACTGCAGGATATGGCCCGGGAAATTGCCATCTATGAGCAGTATCTTGGCGAGTTCGGCTATCAGATGTTTGTGTTGCAACGCACGGATTGA